The following coding sequences lie in one Chlorocebus sabaeus isolate Y175 chromosome 29, mChlSab1.0.hap1, whole genome shotgun sequence genomic window:
- the ZSCAN2 gene encoding zinc finger and SCAN domain-containing protein 2 isoform X3: protein MMAAEIPRVTTPLSPLVQVPQVEDRQKEEVTTMILEDDSWVQEAVLQEDGPESEPFPQSAGKGSSQEEVTRGPQGALSRLRELCRRWLRPEVHTKEQMLTMLPKEIQAWLQEHRPESSEEAAALVEDLTQTLRDSEFDSSLTII, encoded by the coding sequence ATGATGGCTGCAGAGATCCCGAGAGTGACCACTCCGCTGAGCCCCTTGGTCCAGGTGCCTCAAGTGGAAGATAGACAGAAGGAGGAGGTCACCACCATGATCCTGGAGGATGACTCCTGGGTGCAGGAAGCTGTGTTGCAGGAGGATGGCCCTGAGTCTGAGCCCTTTCCCCAGAGTGCTGGCAAGGGCAGCTCCCAGGAGGAGGTGACCAGGGGACCACAGGGTGCACTCAGCCGCCTCCGAGAGCTCTGTCGGcgctggctgaggccagaggtaCACACCAAGGAGCAGATGTTAACCATGCTACCAAAGGAAATTCAGGCTTGGCTGCAAGAGCATCGGCCTGAAAGCAGTGAGGAGGCAGCGGCCCTGGTGGAAGACTTGACCCAGACCCTTCGGGACAGTG
- the ZSCAN2 gene encoding zinc finger and SCAN domain-containing protein 2 isoform X2 — MMAAEIPRVTTPLSPLVQVPQVEDRQKEEVTTMILEDDSWVQEAVLQEDGPESEPFPQSAGKGSSQEEVTRGPQGALSRLRELCRRWLRPEVHTKEQMLTMLPKEIQAWLQEHRPESSEEAAALVEDLTQTLRDSETASCIHGCPV, encoded by the coding sequence ATGATGGCTGCAGAGATCCCGAGAGTGACCACTCCGCTGAGCCCCTTGGTCCAGGTGCCTCAAGTGGAAGATAGACAGAAGGAGGAGGTCACCACCATGATCCTGGAGGATGACTCCTGGGTGCAGGAAGCTGTGTTGCAGGAGGATGGCCCTGAGTCTGAGCCCTTTCCCCAGAGTGCTGGCAAGGGCAGCTCCCAGGAGGAGGTGACCAGGGGACCACAGGGTGCACTCAGCCGCCTCCGAGAGCTCTGTCGGcgctggctgaggccagaggtaCACACCAAGGAGCAGATGTTAACCATGCTACCAAAGGAAATTCAGGCTTGGCTGCAAGAGCATCGGCCTGAAAGCAGTGAGGAGGCAGCGGCCCTGGTGGAAGACTTGACCCAGACCCTTCGGGACAGTG